From a single Deltaproteobacteria bacterium genomic region:
- the rimK gene encoding 30S ribosomal protein S6--L-glutamate ligase, with product MKILILSRNPKLYSTKRLFEAAEQRGHDVEVIDFLKCYMVIEKGNPEIYYAGKKIEKVNAVIPRIGASRTFYGTAVVRQFEMMHVFSVNESQGIVRSRDKLRSMQILSRAHLGMPVTAFAADPTDISHLIEEVGGTPLVIKLLQGTQGIGVVLAETKKAAKSVMEAFYGVKANMLIQEFIKEAKGADIRALVVGGKVVGAMKRQGAEGEFRSNIHRGGSANTIKLTRQERATAVKAAKLLGLNVAGVDMLQSSTGPKIMEVNSSPGLEGIETATGIDIAGTIIKFIEENAHKRRMIKDKVKV from the coding sequence ATGAAAATCTTAATACTATCGAGAAATCCAAAACTTTATTCGACAAAGAGGCTGTTTGAGGCCGCCGAGCAAAGGGGACACGATGTCGAGGTCATAGACTTTCTCAAATGCTACATGGTGATCGAAAAGGGCAACCCCGAAATCTATTACGCCGGGAAAAAGATAGAAAAGGTAAACGCGGTAATACCACGTATCGGCGCTTCGAGGACATTTTACGGGACAGCCGTGGTCAGGCAGTTCGAAATGATGCATGTCTTTTCCGTAAACGAATCGCAGGGAATAGTCAGATCACGCGACAAGCTCAGGAGCATGCAGATACTCTCAAGGGCGCATCTCGGAATGCCCGTGACGGCGTTCGCCGCTGATCCCACCGACATAAGCCATCTAATCGAGGAAGTAGGCGGTACTCCGCTCGTGATAAAGCTCCTCCAGGGAACGCAGGGGATAGGCGTGGTGCTCGCCGAGACCAAGAAGGCCGCGAAATCCGTTATGGAGGCCTTCTACGGCGTGAAGGCGAACATGCTTATACAGGAATTCATCAAGGAGGCCAAGGGGGCGGACATCAGGGCGCTTGTAGTGGGAGGCAAGGTTGTGGGAGCCATGAAACGCCAAGGGGCCGAGGGAGAGTTCCGCTCCAATATACATAGAGGCGGCTCGGCGAACACGATTAAACTCACTCGGCAGGAGCGCGCAACTGCCGTAAAGGCGGCCAAGCTCCTCGGCCTTAACGTGGCCGGGGTCGATATGCTTCAGTCCTCTACCGGACCCAAGATTATGGAGGTAAACTCTTCTCCCGGACTCGAGGGCATTGAAACGGCGACCGGCATAGATATTGCCGGCACCATAATAAAGTTTATAGAAGAGAACGCTCACAAGCGGAGAATGATAAAGGATAAAGTAAAAGTATAA
- a CDS encoding succinylglutamate desuccinylase/aspartoacylase family protein yields the protein MPRYITINGRKIAEGKHALVNLQIAKLPTHTVIDLPVYVYRGRRDGPVLLISSGIHGDELNGVETVRRMITGGSIVPDSGTVIAIPIVNVYGFLNNSRYLPDGRDLNRCFPGTKAGSLAGRIAWTLINDVIPIVDFGIDLHTGGANVNYPHIRCDTGLEQNMELAHAFAPPFIINSPLRDGSFRKAAQRKGKPILVYEGGESLRFDEFAISECINGILRLMDYLKMTDNGAPERNDTKIITKNIWTRAGSSGLYRPHVRGGDRVKKGQLLASITDPFGEAEIKMKAREGGYAIGLRSVPVVNKGDALINIGMEDA from the coding sequence ATGCCCCGCTACATCACAATCAACGGCAGGAAGATTGCCGAAGGCAAGCACGCCCTCGTAAACCTTCAGATAGCGAAACTGCCCACACACACGGTTATCGACCTGCCCGTCTACGTGTACAGAGGGCGGCGGGACGGTCCCGTTCTCCTTATATCTTCGGGTATCCACGGCGACGAGCTTAACGGAGTCGAGACCGTCAGGCGCATGATCACAGGCGGCTCAATAGTGCCCGACAGCGGCACCGTGATCGCCATTCCGATTGTCAACGTCTACGGATTTTTGAACAATTCACGCTATCTCCCCGACGGCAGGGATCTCAACAGGTGCTTTCCCGGAACGAAGGCAGGCTCACTTGCCGGAAGAATCGCCTGGACGCTCATCAACGACGTCATACCCATTGTGGACTTCGGCATCGATCTTCACACGGGAGGAGCCAACGTGAATTACCCGCACATACGCTGTGACACAGGGCTGGAGCAGAACATGGAGCTTGCGCACGCTTTCGCCCCGCCCTTTATAATAAACTCTCCCTTAAGGGACGGCTCGTTCAGGAAAGCCGCGCAAAGGAAGGGCAAGCCGATTCTTGTTTATGAGGGAGGGGAGAGCCTCCGCTTCGACGAATTCGCCATCTCGGAGTGCATAAACGGGATACTCCGCCTTATGGATTATCTGAAAATGACCGATAACGGCGCGCCCGAGCGCAACGATACGAAGATAATAACGAAAAACATATGGACGCGGGCGGGAAGCTCGGGCCTCTACAGGCCGCACGTCCGGGGCGGCGATAGGGTCAAAAAGGGCCAGCTCCTGGCGAGCATAACCGACCCCTTCGGAGAGGCCGAAATCAAAATGAAAGCGCGCGAAGGCGGTTATGCCATAGGGCTCAGAAGCGTCCCCGTCGTCAATAAGGGAGACGCGCTTATCAATATAGGAATGGAGGACGCATAG